Proteins from one Lonchura striata isolate bLonStr1 chromosome 6, bLonStr1.mat, whole genome shotgun sequence genomic window:
- the LOC110485021 gene encoding acyl-CoA (8-3)-desaturase: MRRFTWEEIGQRNGRGPAPQERWLVIHRKVYDISRFYRRHPGGARLLVSHAGQDATDAFVAFHVDKVLVSKYLKPLQIGELAPDQPSIEPTKNEMLVKDFRELRATVERMGLLEPNQLFFFLLLAHILLLDTAAWLILFYFGTSLLPFVFSLLLLTISQVQASWLQHDLGHLSVFRKTKWNHLLHKFVMCHLIGASAKWWTLLHSQHHAKPNCFHKDPDIDMHPFLFTLGKKFSVELGIKKKKYMPYNHQHKYFFITLPPLLFPTYFHCHTFYIAYTKKYWVDLVWMLTFYIRFFYTYGSLLETKSLLAYYFIFRMLESSWFVWVSQMNHIPMDIDYDKNLDWMSTQLQATCNVEQSLFNDWFTGHLNFQIEHHLFPSMPRHNYWKVAPLVKSLCAKHGIEYQCKPLLTAFADIVHSLKTSGELWHDAYLHK, from the exons ATGAGGCGCTTCACCTGGGAGGAGATCGGGCAGCGGAACGGGCGGGGGCCGGCGCCGCAGGAGCGCTGGCTGGTGATCCACAGGAAGGTGTACGACATCAGCCGCTTCTACCggaggcacccggggggggccCGGCTCCTCGTCAGCCACGCCGGGCAGGATGCCACG GATGCCTTTGTGGCATTCCACGTTGACAAGGTGCTGGTGAGCAAGTACTTGAAGCCACTGCAGATTGGGGAGCTGGCACCAGACCAACCCAGCATTGAGCCCACTAAAAAT GAAATGCTGGTGAAAGATTTCCGGGAATTGCGCGCTACAGTCGAAAGAATGGGACTCCTGGAGCCAAACCAgctcttcttcttcctgctcctgGCTCACATCCTGCTCTTGGATACAGCTGCCTGGCTCATCCTCTTCTACTTTGGGACATCCTTACTACCCTTTgttttctccctgctgctgctgaccaTTTCCCAG GTCCAGGCTTCTTGGTTACAGCATGATTTAGGACACCTCTCAGTATTCAGGAAAACCAAGTGGAACCACTTGCTACACAAGTTTGTGATGTGCCATTTGATT GGGGCCTCGGCCAAGTGGTGGACTCTCCTGCACTCCCAGCACCATGCCAAACCCAACTGCTTCCACAAGGACCCTGACATTGATATGCACCCTTTCCTCTTCACTTTGGGGAAGAAATTCTCTGTGGAG cttgggatcaaaaagaaaaaatacatgccCTACAACCACCAACACAAATACTTCTTCATCA ctcttcctcccctcctgtTCCCCACCTACTTCCACTGCCACACATTCTACATTGCCTACACAAAGAAGTACTGGGTG GACTTGGTCTGGATGCTGACCTTCTACATCAGATTCTTTTATACTTATGGATCTTTATTAGAAACAAAGAGTCTCCTGgcatattattttatattcag gatgctggagagcagctggtTTGTCTGGGTCTCACAGATGAACCACATCCCAATGGATATCGACTATGACAAGAATTTGGACTGGATGTCTACTCAg CTCCAGGCAACCTGCAACGTGGAGCAGTCACTCTTCAATGACTGGTTCACGGGGCACCTCAATTTCCAGATTGAGCACCA CCTGTTCCCCTCCATGCCACGGCACAACTACTGGAAGGTGGCCCCTCTGGTGAAGTCCCTGTGTGCCAAGCATGGCATTGAGTACCAGTGCaagcctctgctcacagccttCGCAGACATCGTGCA ctccctgaaGACCTCAGGAGAGCTCTGGCATGATGCCTACCTGCACAAATAA